The following proteins come from a genomic window of Prionailurus viverrinus isolate Anna chromosome D1, UM_Priviv_1.0, whole genome shotgun sequence:
- the KCNJ11 gene encoding ATP-sensitive inward rectifier potassium channel 11 produces MLSRKGIIPEEYVLTRLAEDPAEPRYRARERRARFVSKNGNCNVAHKNIREQGRFLQDVFTTLVDLKWPHTLLIFTMSFLCSWLLFAMVWWLIAFAHGDLAPGEGAAVPCVTSIHSFSSAFLFSIEVQVTIGFGGRMVTEECPLAILILIVQNIVGLMINAIMLGCIFMKTAQAHRRAETLIFSKHAVIAVRHGRLCFMLRVGDLRKSMIISATIHMQVVRKTTSPEGEVVPLHQVDIPMENGVGGNSIFLVAPLIIYHVIDANSPLYDLAPSDLHHHQDLEIIVILEGVVETTGITTQARTSYLADEILWGQRFVPIVAEEDGRYSVDYSKFGNTIKVPTPLCTARQLDEDRTLLDAVTLASARGPLRKRSVAVAKAKPKFSISPDSLS; encoded by the coding sequence ATGCTGTCCCGGAAAGGCATCATCCCTGAGGAGTATGTACTGACACGGCTAGCAGAGGACCCCGCGGAGCCCCGGTACCGCGCCCGGGAGCGGAGGGCCCGCTTCGTGTCCAAGAACGGCAATTGCAACGTAGCCCACAAGAACATCAGGGAGCAGGGCCGATTCCTGCAGGACGTATTCACCACACTGGTGGACCTCAAGTGGCCACACACGCTGCTCATCTTTACCATGTCCTTCCTGTGCAGCTGGCTGCTCTTTGCCATGGTCTGGTGGCTCATCGCCTTCGCTCACGGTGACCTAGCCCCTGGCGAGGGCGCTGCCGTGCCCTGTGTCACCAGCATCcactctttttcttctgccttccttttctccattgaggTCCAGGTGACCATTGGTTTCGGTGGGCGCATGGTGACTGAGGAGTGCCCGCTGGCCATCTTGATCCTCATTGTGCAGAACATCGTGGGGCTCATGATCAATGCCATCATGCTGGGCTGCATCTTCATGAAGACTGCCCAGGCCCACCGGCGGGCCGAGACCCTCATCTTCAGCAAGCATGCTGTCATCGCTGTGCGCCATGGCCGTCTCTGCTTCATGCTGCGCGTGGGGGACCTCCGCAAAAGCATGATCATCAGCGCCACCATCCACATGCAGGTGGTGCGCAAGACCACCAGCCCCGAAGGTGAAGTGGTGCCCCTCCACCAGGTGGACATCCCCATGGAGAACGGTGTGGGTGGCAACAGCATCTTCCTGGTGGCTCCTCTCATCATCTACCATGTCATCGATGCCAACAGTCCACTCTACGACCTGGCGCCCAGTGACCTGCATCACCATCAAGACCTCGAGATCATTGTCATTCTCGAAGGCGTGGTGGAAACCACAGGCATCACCACCCAGGCCCGCACCTCCTACCTGGCTGACGAGATCCTCTGGGGCCAGCGCTTTGTACCCATTGTGGCGGAAGAGGACGGCCGCTACTCCGTGGACTACTCCAAATTCGGCAACACCATCAAAGTGCCGACACCACTCTGCACCGCTCGCCAGCTTGATGAGGACCGCACCCTGCTGGACGCCGTGACCCTCGCCTCGGCCCGCGGCCCTCTGCGCAAGCGCAGTGTGGCTGTGGCCAAGGCCAAACCCAAATTTAGCATCTCTCCGGATTCCCTGTCCTGA